Proteins co-encoded in one Uloborus diversus isolate 005 chromosome 9, Udiv.v.3.1, whole genome shotgun sequence genomic window:
- the LOC129230245 gene encoding TD and POZ domain-containing protein 4-like, which translates to MKKEAGTNTLSEDFQKVHLHNDISTEKDEDTAVLCADLETLHKNPRFADVILKLGEREFPAHKVILASRSKVFEAMFEHDMQEKQQDAVSLVEMEVGTVEDMLSYIYCSKVRQLSPEEALKLYVAADRYDLQGLVLKCRKIMLSGLSIDNICDISAVADLHNDELLIDAVKSLLSKDAKKFLTTDKWLMFSKENPLLALNLVQSVILGH; encoded by the coding sequence ATGAAAAAAGAAGCTGGTACGAATACATTATCTGAAGATTTTCAGAAAGTACATTTACACAATGATATCTCAACAGAAAAAGATGAGGATACGGCTGTACTGTGTGCGGACTTGGAAACATTGCACAAGAACCCGCGATTTGCTGATGTCATTCTAAAATTAGGAGAGCGGGAGTTTCCGGCGCACAAGGTGATTCTGGCAAGTCGGTCAAAAGTGTTTGAAGCCATGTTCGAACATGACATGCAAGAAAAGCAACAAGACGCTGTTAGTCTTGTTGAAATGGAAGTCGGTACTGTTGAGGACATGCTTAGTTACATCTACTGTAGCAAAGTGCGTCAACTGTCTCCTGAAGAAGCGCTCAAATTGTATGTTGCAGCAGATCGGTACGACTTGCAGGGACTGGTGCTCAAGTGTCGTAAAATTATGCTCAGTGGGTTATCTATCGACAATATTTGTGATATATCTGCTGTTGCCGATTTGCACAATGACGAGTTACTAATAGACGCTGTAAAATCTCTTCTATCTAAAGATGCTAAAAAATTTCTAACGACAGACAAGTGGCTAATGTTTTCCAAGGAGAACCCACTTTTAGCTTTAAATTTAGTTCAGTCTGTTATTTTAGGTCATTGA